Sequence from the Microbacterium faecale genome:
AGAAGGAACAGGGACTCGTCACGCACACCTGGCCGAGCGACTTCCGCTACGACATCGCGATGGGGTACGCGTGCCCGGACGACGCCGCGTGCGACGAGCGCTACTTCGGGTTCCAGAACCAGATGTACATGGCCGCCTACCAGCTGCAGCGCTATACGAAGGACTCGTACTTCAGCTGGTACCCGGTCGGTAAGACCTCGCAGGTGCGCTGGCACCCGAACGCGTCCTGCGGATCCGGTGCCGTGCGCATCGAGAACAAGGCGACGGCGGCGATGTACTACTACACGCCGTACCAGCCGAATCGCGCCGCTCTCAACGCCGGCTACGGCATCGGCGACTCGTGCTCGGCCTACGGTAACCGCAACTTCTACAACTACTACACCGACTGGTTCGGCGGCACGCGCGGCGGCGAACCGTCCGCTCCCTCGCCGAATATCCCGGTTCCCGGTCAGATCGGGCAGAAGTGGCGTGCTCTCGACGGCCAGTCGGGATTGCTGGGTGAGCCGACGGCGACACAGAAGTGTGGCCTGCAGCGCTACAACGGCTGCTATCAGACCTTTGACGGCGGCATGATCGTCTGGTCGAAGCAGACGGGGGCGCACTACGTCTCGGGAGCCATCGCTGCTCGGTGGAAGGCACTGTCGTCGCAGAACGGCCGGCTCGGGTACCCGACGTCGGATCCGCGCTGTGGCCTGGACGGCGGCGGCTGCGCACAGCGGTTCGAGGACGGTCGGATCCACTGGACAAGCTCGACGGGTGCGCACGCGACGACGAACTCGATCATGCGCAAGTGGCGGGCCGCTGGGTGGCAGACGGGCGCGCTGGGCTACCCCTCCGGTGAGCGGTGGTGCAACGCAGGCATGTCGGTCTGCACGCAGCCCTTCGAGGGCGGCAAGGTGCACTGGCTCAAGAACCGCGGGACGTTTCAGACGACCGGGTCGATTTACACGACCTGGGAGCGCTCGGGCTCCGGAGGCGGCCCCCTCGGGCAGCCGATCTCCGACCGCCGCTGCACGCTGGAGAACGGCGGTTGCGCACAGAAGTTCCAGAACGGACGAATCCACTGGACCTCGGCCACGGGCGCCAACATCACCAAGGGGGCGATCCTGCGCGCGTGGCGCGCTGCGGGATGGCAGACGGGGGACCTCGGCTACCCGACGAACAACGAGCGCTGCGGTCTCGAGCGCGGCGGCTGTGCACAGCGGTTCGAGGGGGGCCGGATTCACTGGTCGCCGAAGACCGGCGCGCACGCGACGACCGGACCGTTCGTCGACGCGTG
This genomic interval carries:
- a CDS encoding LGFP repeat-containing protein, encoding MRRIRIGYESARRGRIAFAFAVIAGVIMAMLPTTAFADTTPTPTPTPEVTAQPTEAPDPDAAPAATPAPTAEPTETPAPDETAAPEETAAPEETAAPEDTAETLDDEIARIPTPENGDYVGSNTVDEADPGGYSATIDAYQPATLKGFRPGNIISDAKMYTSGTMSAKQMQYFFDKKVPKCDSDYTCLKDFSMKTLTKAPNAYCSGTYRGAANDTAAQIISKVSKACNVSEKVLVVMLQKEQGLVTHTWPSDFRYDIAMGYACPDDAACDERYFGFQNQMYMAAYQLQRYTKDSYFSWYPVGKTSQVRWHPNASCGSGAVRIENKATAAMYYYTPYQPNRAALNAGYGIGDSCSAYGNRNFYNYYTDWFGGTRGGEPSAPSPNIPVPGQIGQKWRALDGQSGLLGEPTATQKCGLQRYNGCYQTFDGGMIVWSKQTGAHYVSGAIAARWKALSSQNGRLGYPTSDPRCGLDGGGCAQRFEDGRIHWTSSTGAHATTNSIMRKWRAAGWQTGALGYPSGERWCNAGMSVCTQPFEGGKVHWLKNRGTFQTTGSIYTTWERSGSGGGPLGQPISDRRCTLENGGCAQKFQNGRIHWTSATGANITKGAILRAWRAAGWQTGDLGYPTNNERCGLERGGCAQRFEGGRIHWSPKTGAHATTGPFVDAWRNNGWQAGRLGYPTSEKRCVLEGGGCAQRFEGGRIHWSPKTGAHATSGAIMTAWRERGWQTGRLGYPTGDGNCSASGDRCVQWFQGGSIRWERGAGVSVRYW